One genomic region from Erythrobacter mangrovi encodes:
- the rpmG gene encoding 50S ribosomal protein L33 yields MAKPATVKIKLVSTADTGFYYVTKKNPRNHTEKFTFKKYDPIARKHVEFKEAKIK; encoded by the coding sequence ATGGCGAAGCCCGCAACCGTCAAGATCAAGCTCGTCTCGACCGCCGACACGGGCTTCTACTACGTGACGAAGAAGAACCCCCGGAATCACACCGAGAAGTTCACCTTCAAGAAGTACGACCCGATCGCGCGCAAGCACGTCGAGTTCAAGGAAGCCAAGATCAAGTAA
- a CDS encoding LolA family protein has protein sequence MSNLSFTTKHPLRAALALSLAAALPVSAIVAIQPAAAAEGDLDKAVAALRGISTMKADFVQTDRNGQTVAGVMTLKRPGKIRFEYAKGVPLLIVSNGKSMYLVDYEVRQVQRWPISSSPLGALLDPSRDVKRYGKLLPTGHPDVISIEVRDTRHPEYGVITLIFARDASAPGGLQLTHWVALDSQNNRTTVRLRNQRYGVAVADSAFTFRDPRRTSRRPG, from the coding sequence ATGAGCAACTTGTCTTTCACAACCAAACACCCATTGCGCGCCGCGCTGGCTTTATCGCTGGCTGCGGCGCTGCCCGTTTCCGCCATTGTCGCGATCCAGCCCGCCGCAGCCGCTGAGGGCGACCTCGACAAGGCGGTCGCCGCGCTGCGCGGCATCTCGACCATGAAGGCCGACTTCGTCCAGACCGACCGCAACGGCCAGACCGTTGCGGGAGTGATGACGCTCAAGCGCCCCGGCAAGATCCGCTTCGAATACGCCAAGGGCGTGCCGCTGCTGATCGTTTCCAACGGCAAGTCGATGTATCTCGTCGACTACGAGGTGAGGCAGGTCCAGCGCTGGCCGATCAGCAGCTCGCCCCTCGGCGCACTGCTGGATCCGAGCCGCGACGTGAAAAGATATGGCAAGCTGCTGCCGACGGGCCATCCCGACGTGATCAGCATCGAGGTGCGCGACACCAGGCATCCCGAATATGGGGTGATCACGCTGATCTTCGCGCGCGACGCGAGCGCACCTGGCGGGCTGCAGCTGACCCATTGGGTCGCGCTCGATTCGCAGAACAACCGCACCACCGTGCGCCTGCGCAACCAGCGCTACGGCGTGGCCGTGGCGGACAGCGCATTCACCTTCCGCGATCCGCGCCGAACGTCCCGTCGACCGGGGTGA
- a CDS encoding alkaline phosphatase has product MTIRTLRLATGMAALALTACTATMAQEVPQPAIEVVSEAPRAKNVILFIGDGMGVSTVTATRIHAGQKLGQTGEEYVLPFETFEHVALVKTYNTNAQVPDSAGTASAMHTGRKTKIGMLGYGPETHNGDCRSGAGHELPLLGEEAKRRGLALGIVSTTRITHATPASVYSRSVDRDWEADSVIPEAQRGLGCADIAAQLVSKPFDVALGGGRAAFFGQAGKGQRLDASANLPAGWVAATGGTYVENAAALLAAPMDKPVLGLFSPSHMTYMVDRKADSSEPTLTDMTSAAIARLGQDPDGYYLMVEGGKIDHGHHAGQAGYALEEAVEFARAVQYAIDHTDPVETLIMVTADHSHVFTIAGYPQRGNPILGLVVSPKDDGETGAEPALAADGKPYTTLGYANGPGAVVGERPMPETGISAHQQALLPMGSETHAGEDVPLYANGPGAGRVRGVMEQNLIYNVIRKALGWPDE; this is encoded by the coding sequence ATGACAATCCGTACACTTCGCCTGGCTACCGGTATGGCTGCGCTGGCGCTGACCGCGTGCACCGCCACCATGGCGCAAGAAGTTCCTCAGCCCGCCATCGAGGTGGTGAGCGAGGCGCCCCGGGCGAAGAACGTGATCCTCTTCATCGGTGACGGCATGGGTGTCTCGACCGTTACGGCAACGCGGATTCATGCCGGGCAAAAGCTCGGGCAGACAGGTGAGGAATACGTCCTGCCTTTCGAGACGTTCGAGCACGTCGCGCTGGTCAAGACCTACAATACCAATGCCCAGGTGCCGGACAGTGCGGGGACGGCATCGGCCATGCATACCGGGCGCAAGACGAAGATCGGCATGCTTGGCTATGGCCCTGAAACGCACAATGGCGATTGCCGCTCCGGCGCCGGGCACGAGCTCCCCTTGCTGGGCGAAGAGGCCAAGCGGCGCGGCCTGGCGCTGGGGATCGTCAGTACGACGCGAATCACCCATGCGACCCCGGCCTCGGTCTATTCGCGCAGCGTCGATCGCGACTGGGAGGCCGACAGCGTGATCCCCGAGGCGCAGCGCGGCCTCGGTTGCGCGGACATAGCGGCCCAGCTTGTGAGCAAACCGTTCGACGTTGCGCTGGGTGGGGGACGCGCCGCCTTCTTCGGCCAAGCCGGCAAGGGGCAGCGGCTCGATGCTTCGGCCAATCTCCCGGCGGGCTGGGTTGCGGCGACCGGCGGTACCTATGTCGAGAACGCAGCCGCGCTTCTCGCAGCCCCGATGGACAAGCCGGTGCTCGGCCTCTTTTCGCCCAGCCACATGACCTACATGGTCGATCGCAAGGCCGATAGCAGCGAGCCGACGCTGACCGACATGACCTCGGCGGCCATCGCGCGGCTGGGGCAGGACCCCGATGGCTATTACCTGATGGTCGAAGGCGGGAAGATCGACCATGGCCATCACGCGGGCCAGGCTGGCTATGCGCTGGAGGAAGCCGTCGAGTTTGCCCGCGCGGTACAATATGCCATCGACCATACCGATCCGGTCGAAACCCTGATCATGGTCACTGCCGACCACAGCCATGTCTTCACCATCGCGGGCTACCCGCAGCGCGGCAATCCGATCCTCGGCCTGGTGGTCTCGCCCAAGGATGATGGCGAGACCGGCGCCGAACCCGCGCTGGCTGCCGACGGCAAGCCCTATACCACGCTTGGCTATGCCAATGGCCCCGGGGCCGTGGTGGGTGAGCGTCCGATGCCCGAAACCGGGATCTCCGCGCATCAGCAGGCGCTCTTGCCGATGGGTTCGGAAACCCATGCCGGCGAGGATGTCCCGCTTTACGCCAACGGACCGGGCGCCGGGCGGGTCCGCGGCGTGATGGAACAGAACCTGATCTACAACGTGATCCGCAAGGCGCTCGGCTGGCCGGACGAATGA
- a CDS encoding exodeoxyribonuclease III, with translation MVTVATWNINSVRLRMPIVERFLQEQSPDILCLQEIKCQEQQFPYEAFRALGYEHFAVHGQKGYHGVATVGKVPFKEFSRHDWQDNGEARHVGVELTDPGMQGMVVENVYVPAGGDEPDRTINPKFGQKLDFLDRMTRWAETIDRPTLIVGDFNIAPLASDVWDHKALLKVVSHTPLEVETLQRFMDAHGWADIGREHIKAPERYYSWWSYRAKDWKANDRGRRLDHMWASPELAKEATGHSVHEYARDWDKPSDHVPLVTEFTL, from the coding sequence ATGGTCACTGTCGCAACCTGGAACATCAACTCGGTCCGCCTGCGGATGCCGATCGTCGAACGCTTCTTGCAGGAGCAATCCCCTGATATCCTGTGCCTGCAGGAGATCAAATGCCAGGAGCAGCAGTTCCCCTACGAAGCCTTCCGCGCGCTCGGCTACGAGCATTTCGCGGTGCATGGGCAGAAGGGCTATCACGGCGTCGCAACCGTCGGGAAAGTACCCTTCAAGGAATTCTCCCGCCACGATTGGCAGGACAATGGCGAGGCGCGCCACGTCGGGGTTGAGCTAACCGATCCAGGCATGCAGGGCATGGTGGTGGAAAACGTCTATGTCCCCGCCGGCGGCGACGAACCCGATCGCACGATCAATCCCAAATTCGGGCAGAAGCTCGATTTTCTCGATCGCATGACTCGTTGGGCCGAAACGATCGACCGGCCCACGCTGATCGTCGGCGACTTCAACATCGCGCCGCTCGCAAGCGATGTCTGGGATCACAAGGCCCTGCTCAAGGTGGTCAGCCACACCCCGCTCGAGGTCGAAACGCTGCAGCGCTTCATGGACGCGCATGGCTGGGCGGATATCGGGCGCGAACACATCAAGGCACCCGAACGTTATTACAGCTGGTGGAGCTATCGCGCGAAGGACTGGAAGGCGAACGATCGCGGCCGCCGCCTCGACCATATGTGGGCAAGCCCCGAACTGGCGAAAGAGGCGACCGGCCATTCGGTCCACGAATATGCGCGCGACTGGGACAAGCCATCGGATCACGTGCCGCTGGTGACGGAGTTCACCCTCTGA